The sequence GGAAATGACAGCTTTTCCACcttgattttcataattttatgcCCTTAAAGGTAAAAACAGGCTGCTATattacaaatttgattcgtattttaagtatatttctatACTCGTGCATATGTTCAGGTGAATCTGTCAGTTGCCAGTCTGTCTGTCACTCATGAGTCAGCTCTCTCTGACATCTGTCAAACTTTTCACCCTTCCTTTTCACTAGCAGCGAAACCACAGCTCTTTATTATGTccatatgatatattttaactATTGCCTATCATCTTTGGATAAGCACATAGTCAATGAATATCATAATTACATAACAGCTATGGTTCCAGGGCTAACTTTTAACTAGTCTAGTCCAAATAGTTATGACGTCCTGAAAGGCTATAATTTATCCTTTTTTTCTGGTACCTCGAAAGAATGACTAAAActtgaaatattgatattatgACATGAGTATTCCTGTATTGGCCTTGTTATTGGTCCTTGGCCTGCTGTATTCATGTCAGGAATAACCACCAATTGGTTGATTATACCTCAGTTGACTAATAATCCACCAATCTGTTGAATATACCTCAATTGACTTACAATCCACCAATTGACATATATTGGTATAGTCCAATTGatttataatgcattttttttggtaataaaaTGCTAGCGTGAGATAGTAGCATCATTTTGCAACTTTAATACAACCTATTCAATGACATTATTGAGTCCTCTGAAAGTTTAAGTTTTGTCAAAGCCTGCTGCATTTCTGATGTTTCTTGAGAATGCATGTGtacaacatttttgttgttgaaacaTCTGTACTATTGACCACGATTGACttttaataatgaaacaaaCTAGGAATGTTTGActtgttttcatgttttatatacaataatgtgaaatgtttttaagaaaacaatgctCCATTTTGGTTGTATAATTTgctttgaaaaacaaacaattatatgtCAATTGGCCTATATCATTATATGTCAATTAGTGGATTATACACCAATTGGTGGTTATTCCTTACCTGGTATTAGCTTCGTCGATCTACCCTGTTtagtcactataaagtgttacaattcatatattatacatttttatatgcaacacataaatagtaaTTGGAAAGGTAATGCCATGCATGTGTTATACagaaacaaattgattatttgaaaaaaagataatgtaGGAGTtgaaattatatgttttaaaatgacaCAACTATTCATAAGCCAACTGAGCAAAGAACATAGATTTGCACATTTACAGGTCACCCTTCCAGAATGCATATGCCTGGTTTCggggttaaaaaataaatgacagtttacaaaacatgaGAAGcttaagtaaaagtaaaatctaTTTGTACCATCATGCATGAGGTGGACAAGAAATTAGCTTGTGTTAAAATTATCTGCTCGTTCCCCAAACCTGAAATAATTCCATTGTCTGCTTACAAAATGCTTTATAAATGAATATGACCGTCTTTAGTTTGAAATATATTCCATACTGAATGTTTCAGCAGGTTTATAGTGAGTAAATGAAACCTTTGTTTACTTTCAGTTTGTGTTTATTGTGACTTTCGATCTAAAAACTAGAGATGTTCTGAAATCCTGTATATACCAGATCAGAACTCagccaatacagaaacaaatCTATATTGGCCGAGTTGACACCTTTATATTGCATAGGCAGTTTTCATCAATAACAGTACTGAGTGTAGTTAATTAATAAGAGCCCATATTAGTGACTTAAACATTGATTATTAAATAATAGTATATAATGAagttttttataacttaaaaatgaTATGTAAAAAGCAGGTAAGTTCATAAAGATCGTTATAAATTAagtgttttattaaatattccAACATGGCGACCAAGGATAACGCatatatacatagatataggaagatgtggtgtgagtgccaatgagacaactctccatccaaataacaatttaaaaattaaaccattataggttaaagtacggccttcaacacggagccttggctcacaccgaacaacaagctataaagggccccaaaattactagtgtaaaaccattcaaacgggaaaaccaacggtctaatctatataaacaaaacgagaaacacgtatatattacataaacaaacgacaactactgtacatcagattcctgacttaggacaggtgcaaacatttgcagcgggattaaacgttttaatgggcccaaaccttctccctttttctgaaacaatagcataacatcacaacatttaaaaacatacgataaaatatcaattagcagacttaactcaatcaaaaaacgtatgattacacaaagaacgaataaatttgatctgcgatatctgaatacaaatgcacaggtaattaaatattagagacaaacagtcatgaccaaaaggctaccaaacaaattcaaacacactgagaaatatttaaccaatcaatgttcactttagaaaaaaaaacgttttttttataatcttgaagtttatacaaatgttgtaagaataagtgaaaaattgaagatattacaaataatcaaagctggtatacagccaagatccatataaataaaaaatgacaaaaaagcattataaacagtatcaacaggtcgaattaacaagaaaatacgatttgagagtactcgcagttactgacagctagttaaaagccaaaaccaattaatagtaaaaaatcatgcatcagagactaaaatcgactaaaacacatcacagggatttagtattttaacgtcattaatagtcaaagaagacatgacttgtgcaatgccaaaaataaatgtatcgacaggtagtagtatagtgaagagcgacttctatagaaataaaagttaacgtggctgtgtcccctatacatctcgcctcaaaagataatgaaatttagttatgttttaatttgctaatgacaaaatcaatattagtgccaatgtgaactatattcagagatctaattacaatattggtacgataacccttacttataagtttgtttaaaggttcgatgagtttacaaggatcacatagtgatttcctcgctttaagtacaatattaccataaaatttaggatgagaaataccatttttaataagctttctacaggtatagccaaatttactaatcaaatctttgtatctatgaaagaatttagtaaaagttttaagtaatttatggtatcgaaatccctgacacaacaatttaccagtgatgcattgattacgttcgttaaaatctatgacatcagaacacacacgggcaaaccgaacgagttgcgatatataaacaccgtatgatggagccaaaggcacatcgccgtctaaaaaaggaaaattaacaataggaaatgaaaaatcgtctcttttgtcgtaaattttagtgtgaagtttcccgtttgaaattgaaatgtctaaatctagaaaaggacaactgctgctgtttatgttagatttagttaaagtacgttcgtttgggtaaatttctgaagtatatttagagaactctggattattcaacgaaaaaatatcatccagataacggtaggtatttttgaatgtatcaaccaaatgtaacaatgatgggtctttactgagtttggtcataaactgagattcatagcaatgtagaaataaatctgctattaaaggggcacagttggtgcccataggaatacctactacctgacgatacactttatcgccgaaacgtacataaatgttatcaagcagaaagtttaaagcttcaatcatatcctcacatttccagtaatTAACTATGTGACATGCATGGTCACCATGTTGGATGTACACACTTATTGACACTATATTTATAACAATCTTTATGAACTTACTTGCTTGCTGTAAATCATTTTTAAGTTATCAAATAcacttataatataatattgtttaataatCAATGGTTAAAAGTCACCAATATGTCCTAATATTAAAGTTTCAAGTGTTAATCGAATACAAACGGTGTTATTCGGTCattcattttataattcatattaCCTCTTTTTTCTTTGGCACCATGTGGTGTCAAAGAAAATAAGTATAATCTGATGATAGCCTTTCAAgacatcatcatgatcattattatttgaaataactttTCATGTATCCtattttcaaactaaaaaaacttGCTAGTGATAtcttcaaaagtaaaatatagaataaccatacatcatgtacatcatgtacattgtctcaaaatatcaatgttatttgtacaaggcttagaaacaggtagaaagcATAGAAAGTATAGCCTCATGACTTGAAAACTATAGATCGACAATTACAGAAAACATGAACAGCTTGAAATTATTACCACACAACATGAACAAGATTTagaaaaatgttaatttatagATGATGTACAATATATGAATGAAACCATATAGGGTAACTACATGTAGCACCAAAATTATATATCTGtactagaaaataaaaaaaatacttggaAGAGGTATAGGATTTCCCCCCTCATTGACAGTCTTTAGCAATTAACAAGTGCCTATATTATACATCATGTCAATACATTGTAAGTGAATAatcttgtgtttaaaaaaatgtaagttaCCATAGACAATGTAGACTGCCAGATATATCTTATAAGATTCCGTATTTAagatcttttaaattatttttgtagtaTAAAAATGGAATTAGAAGCTGAAGATGGAGCCCAAAGCCTTTTTAGCAGACACCATGATTTTAGTGACAATAGTCGACTGTCAGATTATTCCAGTCCAGAACATTCAGAAAGTTTAATCACAAATTTTGAAACCTTCCGTATTGAAGGAGGTTACAGTGATGTCACACTAGTCGTAGATGGGAAACATTTCCCCTGCCATAGAGTCATTCTAGCAGCGGGCTCGAGGTATTTCAAATCCATGTTTAGTTCAGGAATGGAAGAATGCAGGAAGAACAAGATCGATCTACAGCAGGTGGATTCAAACGTTTTTGAATATGTTCTCCATTTTATTTACACGGGACGTGTTCAAATTACTATGCCAATTTTACAGGATTTATTCCAGCAGGCTTACATGTTTCAGATTGAGCCGCTAGTAAATCTATGCGTTAAATTTTTTAAGGAGAATATGAACGAGTCTAATTGTATAGCTGCCTTGATGTTAGCTGATACGCATGCacattctcaattgtatgaaatttcaaaagagCTTGcatgttttcatttcaaaactATTGTGAATGATGATGATTTTTGTCGATTATCGCTACAGTGTGTCATGGATGTTCTTTGTGACCGAAGGTTAAGATGTGATGGAGAGCATCAAGTTTTTGAAATGGCCATTAAATGGTTAGATGCTGACGGGAATGAAGGAAGGAGGAAGAATTTtaggtttaaaattttagagGCCGTAAAGTTTCCAATGATTAAGAAAGAATACTTGCTTGACGTTGTTTCAAAATCTCCTCATGTTATGCAAGATGAAAAAGGACTCAAACTATATGAAGAAGCCATTACATATCACATGGTCCCAAGCAGACGGCATATGTTAAACAGCTTTCAAATCACTCCTAGGTTGACAAGTGCTAATCATGAAACTGCCATTTTACTTGGTGGAAGACTTGCTGATGGTCTTAGTATTGATGTAGAAAGTTTTAGATCTGATACAGGAGAATTCACTTCCTTGAAGCCACTGCCATTTAAAAAGCGAAATGAATTCACTGCCAGTGTGATTGGAAATGACATATATGTATCAGGGGGCTTGAGAAGTGCTGAATTCTGGAAATATGATTCTGGCTTTGAGACTTGGTTAAGAGGACCAAGTTTACAAACTGCCAGAAGACGTCATGCTATGGCCGCCCAGCAGGATAGTTTATATGTACTTGGTGGATTTGATGAAGATATGGTCTTAAAGTCAGTTGAAAAATGGACAAATGGATCTTCTTGGATGACAGCTGGTAGCCTGTGCCATGCTGTTGAAAACATGGGGTTTGTGGCCCATGATAAGcacatatatttatttggtGGTAAGAACAATGATGAAATTGTAACCAATACAGTTCAGTGTTACGATACAATGATGGAAACGTGTACCATATTGTCACAACCACTTCCGGCATGTGATATGTGTCTAGGTAGCACAGTTCTTAACAAACAGATTTATGTAATAGGACTTGAAGGTGCATTCCGGTATACacctgaaactgaaatttgggAAATTCTACCAGAACTGATATGTCCAAGAGACTTTGTTAGCGTGGCTGTTATTGATGAGAAATTGTACACTTTTGGAGGGAGACGGCGTGGAGCTAAAGACAGATTATACACAGATATAATTGAGTGCTTTGACCCTAAAAAGAATGCTTGGGAAAAAGTAGGAACAATTCCAGTACCTATGTATTCGTATGGCTGTGTTCGCATTTTCTTGAATGAAAAGCCTCATACTGACTAAAATTACTagcatgtacaaatgtacatcaTTGTATGTTATATGTACTGTATGTAGtgcttttttcactttttttttacaactttaaTAGATCTGTCtgttttttcttattaaatGATCATTGAGGGCtagaaatttaatttatttacccGTAATTATAATTtagctgaaaaaaaatgtcttgaatATTGATTATGTTGATAGCAGACAACTGttcatttaccatgtttacaagCTGAACGATACTGTATAACAGGTTATTTTCGCAGGTTTAAAGTTTTgcaattttcattgaataaggtatacgaaatattttaggGGTTAATATTTTGAcggattcaaaacttttatcaataccttagcacatacactttaaattttgcggaatttattttggcaattttgtTCTAGCCACGAAAATAAGCATGATAAGCAAAAATAGCCAGCTATATTGaggtatatattttattaatggaaattaatttatttctttattctatGAATACAATATGAATAATTGAAGTTATAATGAAATCATATGAAATCATGTACATGTCCTTAAATCTGGTTATTAAAACCATGTTCAAAAATGTAATGTTCCatacaaaaaagtcatatagatatacatgtacatgttcacCAGTCAtgcaggggtactacttgtacaattAATCTTtattaagtaaaaaatatatacttgtataagttaattataatatttgaataatctcttattttctaaaaaatcaCTTGTACTTAAGTGATTTGTTTTACAATCCCATGAAAATTCTGATGTTCTGAGATGTAAAATATGCCTTTAATGATTTAGctcataatttttttgttaagagttcaatgtttcatctcataaattcaacaaagaaaatgattgtGCAAAGACCTTAAGTATTTGTgcaaggccttcaaaaattgctccttgGGGGTTTGTAAATGACCTGTGTTCTGAAGATAATAGACAAATGGGATTTTCATTGCCCATGAAATTACACTACTGATTTGTAAAGTCATTTAGATCTGCAAAAGGcagataatttaaaattctattagagcaaagaaatcTTAAGAATTCAAGAAAAGAAGATATGATGACTTTttcacttatacatgtatacattttacatgtataagtaaaaaaaaattgaatgtctATAGCtattaaagggacataactaaagcaatttttttcacctatacaagtaaaaaaaatcacttgtacatgtataagtatccttcaaatttacttatataagtgtatttatattacttcttcaagttaataaaaaaaatacttgtacaagtagtacccctgactgtacACCCAGTCTGGTTTAAAAGACACCCATATTATTCATCCTCAGTCCTtagaaaattttattgtcatgatcatgatgattgttAAGTAGTTTTcacttaaaataatttaaaaaataagatatgttGTTGAgaaatttaattgttaaaagTCATTGTCAGATACCTGACTTTGCAGGGAAAAGCTTGTGAAACCTTAAAATTTGATTAGTTTACTGTGGGTTAATATTTATGTGTACAGTACAAGTGTTGTAAGGatattaacttttttcattggattacaatatattgttatttatttgttgtgtAGATATTCCATACTTTAGGTAACATATATACTATTATTATCATGTCCATGCTATtgtgattcaaaattttatgttGT is a genomic window of Mytilus trossulus isolate FHL-02 chromosome 1, PNRI_Mtr1.1.1.hap1, whole genome shotgun sequence containing:
- the LOC134682366 gene encoding kelch-like protein 24, whose protein sequence is MELEAEDGAQSLFSRHHDFSDNSRLSDYSSPEHSESLITNFETFRIEGGYSDVTLVVDGKHFPCHRVILAAGSRYFKSMFSSGMEECRKNKIDLQQVDSNVFEYVLHFIYTGRVQITMPILQDLFQQAYMFQIEPLVNLCVKFFKENMNESNCIAALMLADTHAHSQLYEISKELACFHFKTIVNDDDFCRLSLQCVMDVLCDRRLRCDGEHQVFEMAIKWLDADGNEGRRKNFRFKILEAVKFPMIKKEYLLDVVSKSPHVMQDEKGLKLYEEAITYHMVPSRRHMLNSFQITPRLTSANHETAILLGGRLADGLSIDVESFRSDTGEFTSLKPLPFKKRNEFTASVIGNDIYVSGGLRSAEFWKYDSGFETWLRGPSLQTARRRHAMAAQQDSLYVLGGFDEDMVLKSVEKWTNGSSWMTAGSLCHAVENMGFVAHDKHIYLFGGKNNDEIVTNTVQCYDTMMETCTILSQPLPACDMCLGSTVLNKQIYVIGLEGAFRYTPETEIWEILPELICPRDFVSVAVIDEKLYTFGGRRRGAKDRLYTDIIECFDPKKNAWEKVGTIPVPMYSYGCVRIFLNEKPHTD